TCACCTTGTTCGGTTATAGTGTAGCTCTTAATAGTACCGGAACGAATTGCGTAAAGGGACTTTAGTTCATCTCCCGCTTTGAAGAGTTCTTGACCTTTTTGAATCGGCTTTTTGCGTTCAATAATTTGGTCGAGTTGATCCAACTCTGACTCATTCAAAGTAAACGGGATACATAACTGACTGATACTGCAATCTTGACAGTGAATAGCACAACCACCAGATTGAATGCGCTTCGCAGCAGGCTTCTCAGAAATCATAATAACCTTTCACTAATTGATGTACGTCAATATTTTAGCATTACTAAAACATAAAGCATAGTTAAAATAAAATCCATTAAATTCAATTGGTTATAATGACATTCATGGCGTATCCATTCGATATGCATCTGGTAACTTCCAAATCGTAAATTTTGCTAACTCATCTCCATAACAAAAAGAAAAGAGTAAAAATAACTTTATGTTATTAATAGAGAACCTCACAAAGACATGGCAAATAGGTCTGGACTTCTTTCATCTTCACCGTTGAAATGTAATTGAGCAAATGCAAACCACAAATGATTGCACTAATCAAATTTGGCTAATTTTTTTGCATTTAGAGGTAGGTCAATACTGGTCGACTGTCTTGATCAAGGCTTACCTGATAATATTAACACAGCCAAATAACCTCAAGATGCTGTGTCAGTGCCACAACCAATTGATCGCATTTCGTTATTTTTGGTCGATGTTTTATGAATCGCTGTAGAATCACTATTAAGGGTTAATGAATGGCTGCGGAAAAACTCACTAAACAAAGATTGATTCAAATAGTGTTTATGTTGACGATACTGATCATCGCTTTTGTTTGGCGTACAGTAACGTATACCAATGAAACGATACTTGATTGCAAGGGCGAAGTAGTGTGTAGCGTCACTGTCTCTTCCCACACATTAACGATTTCCAAAATCGCCATGAGTACTTATGAGATTGATGGAATACCTAGTCAATGGGAAATCACCAGTGAAGTTGGTGAACTATCACACTTAGACGGAGGAAAATGGAAATTTGCTCTTGATGTTAGCCAAATGGAACAAAAGCCGACTATTCTCATTAACGGGAACACCCGTATAAATATGACTAGTGAGCAACAATAAAAGCAAAAATTTGCGAGCAATATTGAATCCTTTACAGTTTTAGCTTCGTTTCAATTTGGAAATTAGGGTATAAATGCAGCCAAATTCAATACTTAACAAATCGATGCGTTTTCTAACCTCAGTATCTCACGATCTCGATGAAAGGGTTGCTATTTCTCGTTTGAGCGACCATCTAGCTAAAGCTGATCTTGTATCACTGCTTTGTTACTACACCGAAGATTATGTTCCGGATAAGCTTGTTAACGAATTGCGAGTCGCTTTCCCTGGCATTCCATTTATTGGCTGTTCTTCCTGCAAAGGTGTTATGACGGAAACAGGTTTTCATTTAGGACCTGTGATCGCCTTAATGGGGATATATGACAAACACCCATGTGCATACGGCACTGGCCTCATCAATATGGCCTCTTGTGAGGATAAACATCAAATAGCGACAAAAGCAATCGAGCAAGCTCTTGCTAGTGCTGATCGTATTGGTGAAGTGCCGAGTTTAGTCGTTCTACATGCGACACCTGGTTACGAAGAATCATTTATCGATGCTATCGACCAAAAATTTGGAACTCAGGTACCGATTATTGGTGGTAGCGCGGCAGACAATCATATTCAGCAGCAATGGTCTATTATCAGTGACAAAGGTGTCAGTAATGATGGCCTAACGATGCAACTTTTCTTTCCCTCTAAACCACTAACCACAGGCTTTAGTGCTGGTTATTCACCAACCGAGTTTGAGGGAACAATTACTAAATCGCACAACAGAACGATTTATGAAATAGACGGCAAACCAGCCAAAGATGTCTACCGAAAGTGGATTCAACTGCATGCTGGAGAGAATATTTCTGAGCAATATATCTTCGACCATATCGCTCGCTTTCCTATTGGTCGTATTGCAGGAACCATCTATGAACAACCTTATTATAAATTGACTCACCCTCTGCAGCTAACGCCAGAAGGGGGGTTAGAATTGTTCGCTAATGTTGCGGATAACGAATCAATATGTTTAATGACCGGCTCTTTAGACCAGCTCATCTCTCGAGCGTCTCGCGTTATAAAAGAAGCAAATACGAAAAACTATCATGAATCTTTGGTCTTAGGCGCAATCATTATCCACTGTGGTGGCTCAATGCTACGCTTAGGAGCAGAAATTGAGAAAGTATATGCCAAGTTACTTTCTCAAATGAATGGACAACCGTTTATTTGTCCTTTTACTTTTGGCGAACAAGGACGATTCATTTGTGGCGAGAATGCCCACGGCAATCTGATGATTTCATCAGTAATATTTTATGAATCAGAGTAATTAGCGGGTTATGAACTCAGATAAAGCAGAGCTATTAAATGAAACCTTACTTGAGTTAGAGCGCAGTAAGGAACGCGAACAACGCTTAGCAGAAGAAAACCGAGTAATTCTTGCGGCGTTGTCTGCACTCAGTAATGCCGACAATAAGTACAAAATATTCGACGAGTTAAAAAAAGTACTGAGTCGCTATATCGAGTTTGATGATTTTATTGTTATCTCCAAGAGCAAACATCATTCCTCTTTCTATACCTTTTTGACGTCTAACGTGGCGTTTCAAGGTAAGCAATGGCAGCACACCGATAAATTTCAACGTGTATTAGACGGTGAAGGGATCATTTTGTTTGACCCCTGTGAACAGGATGAATTCCGTCACCTTAGTCGACCATTACAAATTCAAATTGGTACGGCCCTAATGACGGGGATTCGTGCTGAAGCCAGTGATTCAGTACTGCTGTTGATAGGAAGAAGGAAAGGGCAGTTTAGTCTGGAAACAAAAGCGACCCTGTTACGTTTTCGCCCTCTATTAGAACGTGCCATTAGTGATATCGAATATAAAGAAGAATTACAGCAACTGGTTAATATAAAAACCCGTGAGTTGTCGATCGCACAGAGACAAGCCGAGCAAGCTAACCAATCCAAATCGCAATTTTTGGCCATGATGAGCCATGAACTCCGCACTCCATTGAACGCGGTGTTAGGTTTTATTGATGTGCTTCGCCAAGAAAGTAATCAAGAGCAATGTAAACTGCTTGAGCAAATGGAAAGCTCTGCAGAGTTATTGTTGGTGATCATTAATGATATTTTGGATTTGACTCGGATTGAGTCTGGGCACTTTATGTTACAGTGTAACTGGATTAGTTTGGAGAAAAAACTAAGCCATTCATTGATGTACCATAGCCAGTTAGCTAAAGAAAAGGGCATCGATTTCACCGTGAATCAGTCACTGTGTTCGTCTTGTCTCTACTGGCTTGATCCAACGCGTTTAACCCAGATTTTGTTTAATGTTGTGGGTAACGCTATTAAGTTTACCAAGCAAGGCGCTGTTAATGTTGATTTGATTACCGACGAAAGTTGGTTGACTATTGTGGTTAGTGATACGGGTATCGGCATGGACGATGCGCGCATTGAACAACTATTTTCTCCATTTATCCAAGCTGATAACTCCATTACAAGAACCTATGGTGGTACAGGCCTTGGTTTAACGATTACCAAACATCTTGTTGAGCTAATGAAAGGCAAGATTGAGGTAAAAAGCCAGCTAAATGTGGGCAGCTCTTTTACAATTCGCTTGCCACTGAGATCTAAGCAAAGCGCAGAAAAAACGGAAGCGGAACCAGAAGTTAAAGCGTCTCAAAGCGAGATAGCAGAACCAATCCTGTCTAATAACCACATATTGGTTGTTGAAGACACCAAAACAAATCAAATGGTTATTAAACTTATCCTAAATCGTCTCGGATATAATGTTTCGTTAGCCGATAACGGTCAAGATGCCGTTGATTTGCTAACATC
This genomic window from Vibrio tritonius contains:
- a CDS encoding FIST signal transduction protein; amino-acid sequence: MQPNSILNKSMRFLTSVSHDLDERVAISRLSDHLAKADLVSLLCYYTEDYVPDKLVNELRVAFPGIPFIGCSSCKGVMTETGFHLGPVIALMGIYDKHPCAYGTGLINMASCEDKHQIATKAIEQALASADRIGEVPSLVVLHATPGYEESFIDAIDQKFGTQVPIIGGSAADNHIQQQWSIISDKGVSNDGLTMQLFFPSKPLTTGFSAGYSPTEFEGTITKSHNRTIYEIDGKPAKDVYRKWIQLHAGENISEQYIFDHIARFPIGRIAGTIYEQPYYKLTHPLQLTPEGGLELFANVADNESICLMTGSLDQLISRASRVIKEANTKNYHESLVLGAIIIHCGGSMLRLGAEIEKVYAKLLSQMNGQPFICPFTFGEQGRFICGENAHGNLMISSVIFYESE
- a CDS encoding response regulator, giving the protein MNSDKAELLNETLLELERSKEREQRLAEENRVILAALSALSNADNKYKIFDELKKVLSRYIEFDDFIVISKSKHHSSFYTFLTSNVAFQGKQWQHTDKFQRVLDGEGIILFDPCEQDEFRHLSRPLQIQIGTALMTGIRAEASDSVLLLIGRRKGQFSLETKATLLRFRPLLERAISDIEYKEELQQLVNIKTRELSIAQRQAEQANQSKSQFLAMMSHELRTPLNAVLGFIDVLRQESNQEQCKLLEQMESSAELLLVIINDILDLTRIESGHFMLQCNWISLEKKLSHSLMYHSQLAKEKGIDFTVNQSLCSSCLYWLDPTRLTQILFNVVGNAIKFTKQGAVNVDLITDESWLTIVVSDTGIGMDDARIEQLFSPFIQADNSITRTYGGTGLGLTITKHLVELMKGKIEVKSQLNVGSSFTIRLPLRSKQSAEKTEAEPEVKASQSEIAEPILSNNHILVVEDTKTNQMVIKLILNRLGYNVSLADNGQDAVDLLTSDDQFDLVFMDVSMPILDGIQATQQIRNKGLKIPIIALTAHTMMEDKTQCINAGMDDFIMKPIRTKDLSHVLAKYIVR